One genomic window of Oncorhynchus clarkii lewisi isolate Uvic-CL-2024 chromosome 5, UVic_Ocla_1.0, whole genome shotgun sequence includes the following:
- the LOC139408513 gene encoding arrestin domain-containing protein 3-like: MVLGKVKTLAVYFDYLNDNNVPVYSGGDSVSGRVIIEVTGEVRVKTLNITARGIAKVRWTESRNAGANTAYTQNYTEEVEYLNHSDTLIGEERDEDSTEETLTVLNTGLHEFAFSFLLPQMPLATSFEGKHGSVRYWVRAELYRPWLLPFKVKKEFTVFEHIDINTPLLLAPQAGTKDKTLCCWFCASGPISLSAKIERKGYTPGESIQIFAEVENCSSRVVVPKAALSQTQTYFAKGKARQLQQQMAALRGDTLPQGKSQSWDGKLLHIPPVSPSILDCPLIRVEYSLVVYVDIPGGLNLSLSLPLVIGTIPLHAFTNRTSSISSYCSSISWPERPEAPPSYSDLVVTEEQRWGCLERCEGSEVNEEDQGTLRAYITEFRYQPPPLYSEVDPNPEPGCGGQVVRRPDLCPSR; encoded by the exons ATGGTGCTGGGAAAGGTGAAAACTTTAGCGGTCTACTTCGACTATCTGAACGACAACAACGTTCCCGTTTACTCCGGCGGGGATTCGGTCTCGGGGAGGGTGATAATCGAAGTCACCGGCGAGGTTCGCGTCAAAACGTTGAACATAACCGCCAGAGGCATAGCCAAGGTGCGGTGGACCGAGTCCCGGAACGCCGGAGCCAACACTGCCTACACTCAGAATTACACCGAGGAGGTGGAATACTTAAACCATAGCGACACGttaataggagaggagagag ATGAGGACAGTACAGAGGAGACCCTCACTGTTCTCAACACAGGATTACACGAATTCGCCTTTAGCTTCCTGCTACCACAGAt GCCCCTGGCCACGTCGTTTGAAGGGAAGCATGGCAGTGTGAGGTACTGGGTGAGAGCAGAGCTCTACAGACCATGGCTGCTGCCTTTCAAAGTCAAGAAAGAGTTTACTGTGTTTGAACACATCGATATCAACACACCACTGCTGCTG GCCCCTCAAGCTGGCACTAAGGACAAGACCTTATGTTGTTGGTTCTGTGCCTCGGGACCCATCTCACTCAGCGCcaagatagagaggaagggatACACGCCAg gTGAGTCCATCCAGATCTTTGCAGAGGTGGAGAACTGTTCGTCCAGGGTGGTGGTGCCCAAGGCAGCGCTGAGCCAGACCCAGACCTACTTCGCCAAGGGCAAGGCCAGGCAGCTCCAGCAGCAGATGGCAGCCCTGCGTGGGGACACCCTACCCCAGGGGAAGAGCCAGAGCTGGGATGGAAAACTCCTCCACATACCCCCAGTGTCCCCATCCATCCTGGACTGTCCACTCATCAGAGTGGAGTACTCACTGGTG gtgtATGTGGACATCCCTGGGGGGTTGAACCTGTCTCTATCGTTGCCGTTGGTGATCGGGACCATCCCCCTCCATGCATTCACCAATCGAACAAGCAGCATCAGCAGCTACTGTAGTAGCATCAGCTGGCCAGAGAGACCTGAGG CTCCCCCCAGCTACAGTGACTTGGTGGTGACAGAGGAGCAGAGGTGGGGCTGTCTGGAGCGCTgtgaggggtcagaggtcaacgAAGAGGACCAGGGAACACTGCGCGCTTACATTACAGAGTTCAGATACCAGCCCCCGCCGCTCTACTCCgag GTTGACCCTAACCCAGAGCCGGGCTGTGGAGGTCAGGTGGTCAGGAGACCCGACCTCTGCCCCTCTCGCTGA